Proteins encoded by one window of Pseudomonas tructae:
- a CDS encoding LOG family protein, with the protein MLKPIKLVPHPPFNPIHDGLYSADELLSGFTPDNPLSVIDTADYLSYLYFQQNGRTTITDPFAGMMQALHDASIVQGMNKFLHDHLEKGRRPVAIMGGHRENRGSDTYRAVAKIAQMLSECGFLVASGGGPGCMEAAHLGSLFAGQGEKALTDSINRLEKEAPSLPKNMGSVLTQDKNTRTWFINEEYAEELAVWMMPAWRIAQERKAQLKPENQSLAVPTWHYGHEPLTPLATHIAKYFLNSIREDVLLALASSGIIYSEGRAGTLQEVFQDASQIYYRQEGEPVTSMVFFDSAFWTEPEQPDKKVHLPVCDLLFQLFVGGGKMTKEDFARYIRKTDTPEEAVKIITDNAPPVERVISNLVGIGMTDVDVAQVKSALAKFQSLLPE; encoded by the coding sequence ATGCTCAAGCCAATTAAGCTAGTTCCCCATCCGCCATTCAATCCAATCCACGATGGGCTTTACAGCGCGGATGAATTGCTGTCGGGTTTCACCCCTGATAATCCGCTGAGCGTGATCGATACTGCCGACTATCTCAGCTACCTCTATTTTCAGCAGAACGGTCGGACCACTATTACCGATCCCTTTGCTGGAATGATGCAGGCCCTTCACGATGCATCAATCGTGCAGGGGATGAACAAGTTCCTGCACGACCACCTTGAGAAAGGGCGCAGGCCTGTCGCGATCATGGGGGGGCATCGTGAGAACCGGGGTAGCGACACTTACCGGGCCGTAGCAAAGATCGCTCAGATGCTCTCAGAATGTGGCTTCCTCGTCGCAAGCGGCGGCGGCCCTGGATGTATGGAGGCGGCGCACCTTGGCAGTCTATTCGCTGGGCAGGGAGAAAAGGCGCTGACAGACTCGATCAACCGCCTGGAAAAAGAGGCGCCATCACTGCCCAAGAACATGGGGAGCGTGCTGACACAGGACAAGAATACACGTACCTGGTTTATCAACGAGGAATATGCCGAGGAGTTGGCCGTCTGGATGATGCCGGCATGGCGAATTGCTCAAGAACGCAAAGCCCAGCTCAAGCCGGAAAACCAGAGTTTGGCCGTTCCCACCTGGCACTACGGCCATGAACCTCTCACCCCACTCGCGACGCACATTGCCAAGTACTTTCTGAACAGCATTCGTGAGGATGTGCTGCTTGCGTTGGCGAGCAGTGGGATCATCTATTCCGAGGGACGAGCCGGAACCTTGCAGGAGGTTTTCCAGGACGCGTCTCAGATTTACTACCGCCAAGAGGGTGAGCCCGTCACCTCAATGGTGTTTTTCGATTCTGCGTTCTGGACCGAGCCCGAGCAACCAGATAAGAAAGTACACCTACCGGTTTGCGATCTGTTGTTCCAGCTTTTCGTCGGCGGAGGAAAGATGACGAAGGAGGATTTTGCCCGTTATATCCGCAAGACGGATACACCCGAGGAGGCCGTCAAGATTATCACTGACAACGCACCGCCGGTCGAACGGGTGATCAGCAATCTTGTCGGGATCGGAATGACTGACGTGGATGTTGCGCAGGTAAAAAGTGCGTTAGCCAAATTTCAGTCCTTACTCCCCGAATGA
- a CDS encoding MacB family efflux pump subunit, translated as MDMTAELRPHTAVAPTAGEPLLRLQGVSRSFRAGDREFLALKGIDLQIDSGELVAIIGASGSGKSTLMNILGCLDHASSGSYQVGGQQTRALDSDALAALRRDHFGFIFQRYHLLAHLDALRNVEIPAVYAGMPPAQRHQRARELLTRLGLAGHLAHRPSQLSGGQQQRVSICRALMNGGQVILADEPTGALDSHSGKEVMNILLELHAAGHTVILVTHDPKVAAHAERVIEVSDGQIVADRRTVRAPVATPVGEPAAPARPGRRLVASLGLFREAFKMAWIALLSHRMRTLLTMLGIVIGITSVVSISAIGEGAKGYVLKDIQAIGSNTIDIFSGSNFGDSRAKAIETLVPADVAALNALYYVDSATPVIGQSTLVRYRNLDVDVQLNGVSEHYFQVRNIPLAAGIVFSAEDAKRQAQVVVIDHNTRKRLFGQGVDPLGQVILVGNLPCTVIGVTAQNKNLFVASNTLNIWLPYETAAGRVLGQRHLDSISVRVKDGVPSKRVEEEVTKLMLQRHGTKDFFTNNLDSIMQTVQKTSRSLTLLLSLIAVISLVVGGIGVMNIMLVSVTERTREIGIRMAVGARQSDIRQQFLVEAVMVCLFGGVVGIALSYGIGYLFELFVKQWEMVFSPGSIVMAFACSTLIGVLFGFVPARNAARLDPIEALARD; from the coding sequence ATGGACATGACCGCCGAGTTGCGCCCGCACACCGCCGTTGCGCCAACGGCCGGGGAGCCGCTGCTGCGCCTGCAGGGCGTCAGCCGCAGCTTTCGCGCAGGCGACCGGGAGTTTCTTGCGCTCAAGGGCATCGACCTGCAGATCGACAGCGGCGAGCTGGTGGCGATCATCGGTGCCTCCGGCTCGGGCAAGTCGACCCTGATGAACATCCTCGGTTGCCTGGACCACGCCAGCAGCGGCAGCTACCAGGTCGGTGGCCAGCAAACCCGCGCCCTGGACAGCGATGCCCTGGCGGCGCTGCGGCGCGACCATTTTGGCTTTATCTTCCAGCGCTACCACCTGCTCGCGCACCTGGACGCTCTGCGTAACGTCGAGATTCCCGCCGTGTACGCCGGCATGCCGCCGGCCCAACGCCACCAGCGTGCCCGTGAACTGCTGACCCGCCTGGGCCTGGCCGGGCACCTGGCGCACCGGCCCAGCCAGTTATCCGGTGGGCAACAGCAGCGGGTGAGTATCTGCCGGGCGTTGATGAACGGTGGCCAGGTGATCCTCGCCGACGAGCCGACCGGGGCACTGGACAGCCACAGCGGCAAGGAGGTGATGAACATTCTTCTGGAACTGCACGCCGCCGGGCACACGGTGATCCTGGTGACCCATGACCCCAAGGTCGCCGCCCACGCCGAACGGGTGATCGAGGTCAGCGACGGGCAAATCGTCGCTGACCGGCGCACGGTTCGCGCCCCTGTAGCCACACCGGTCGGCGAGCCTGCGGCGCCGGCACGCCCAGGGCGCCGTCTGGTGGCCAGCCTGGGGTTGTTCCGCGAAGCCTTCAAGATGGCCTGGATCGCCTTGCTCTCGCATCGAATGCGCACCTTGCTGACCATGCTGGGGATCGTCATCGGCATTACCTCGGTGGTGTCCATCTCGGCCATCGGCGAGGGCGCCAAGGGCTATGTGCTCAAGGACATCCAGGCGATCGGCAGCAACACCATCGATATCTTCTCGGGGAGCAACTTCGGCGATAGCCGGGCCAAGGCCATCGAAACCCTGGTTCCGGCGGATGTGGCCGCGCTCAACGCGCTGTATTACGTCGACAGCGCCACCCCGGTGATCGGCCAGAGCACCCTGGTGCGCTATCGCAACCTGGATGTCGATGTGCAACTCAACGGCGTCAGCGAGCATTACTTCCAGGTGCGCAACATTCCCCTGGCCGCCGGGATCGTCTTCAGTGCCGAGGATGCCAAGCGCCAGGCGCAGGTGGTGGTGATCGACCACAACACCCGCAAGCGCCTGTTCGGCCAGGGCGTAGACCCGCTTGGGCAGGTGATCCTGGTCGGCAACCTGCCGTGCACGGTGATCGGCGTGACTGCGCAGAACAAGAACCTGTTCGTCGCCAGCAACACCCTGAACATCTGGCTGCCTTACGAGACGGCCGCGGGCCGGGTGCTGGGCCAGCGCCACCTGGACAGCATCAGCGTGCGGGTCAAGGACGGTGTGCCGAGCAAACGGGTGGAGGAGGAGGTGACCAAGCTGATGCTACAGCGCCACGGCACCAAGGACTTTTTCACCAACAACCTCGACAGCATCATGCAAACGGTGCAGAAGACCAGCCGCTCGCTGACCCTGCTGCTGTCGTTGATCGCGGTGATTTCGCTGGTGGTGGGCGGCATCGGGGTGATGAACATCATGCTGGTCTCGGTGACCGAGCGGACCCGGGAAATCGGCATCCGCATGGCGGTGGGCGCGCGCCAGTCGGATATCCGCCAGCAGTTCCTGGTTGAGGCGGTCATGGTCTGCCTGTTCGGCGGCGTGGTCGGCATCGCCTTGTCGTACGGGATCGGTTACCTGTTCGAATTGTTCGTCAAACAATGGGAGATGGTATTTTCGCCGGGCTCGATCGTCATGGCCTTTGCCTGCTCGACGTTGATCGGGGTGCTGTTCGGCTTCGTGCCGGCGCGCAATGCCGCGCGCCTGGACCCGATCGAGGCCCTGGCGCGTGATTGA
- a CDS encoding S1/P1 nuclease produces MKNQSNLGTSSSALPPPTRGAQAGLFAQEFWGIDRHQLIAGAAQTLLNVSACDNIARITSALGSDVGLDQLAGWADQIKRRTASPDDDADTVEFLNDPRNSSHAQWHYVNLPLQATDYSRERYPAFTREDDVVQTITAGIRVLTGNSDRFSRLNALRLVVHCVGDLFQPVHVGCSYIDLKTSPPSLVYDPADVLSRQLRSDTGGNALLLPMGTKGVSLHSYWDSRLGGRVDLDDIGADARVAAFEPAEPEDACVSFNDRITEYTDINDAKRCEHIDKLVELMNVPAAIGLLAHTPLPGPLESWPAVWATDSLAAAREAYKSLSIDRPVGPEMRSFFVRWEGEDAYVARCKPIMLQRLTGAARGLADLLNGVWS; encoded by the coding sequence ATGAAAAACCAATCGAATCTGGGTACATCCTCATCAGCCTTGCCCCCGCCTACGCGCGGCGCCCAAGCAGGACTCTTCGCGCAGGAATTTTGGGGCATCGATCGTCACCAGTTAATTGCCGGGGCGGCGCAGACCCTACTTAACGTCAGTGCGTGCGATAACATAGCGCGGATCACTTCTGCGCTTGGTAGTGACGTAGGGCTCGATCAATTGGCTGGTTGGGCGGACCAGATCAAGCGCCGAACAGCATCGCCTGACGACGATGCTGATACGGTCGAATTCCTCAATGACCCACGTAATAGCAGTCATGCTCAATGGCACTACGTCAATCTACCACTTCAGGCAACGGACTATAGCCGTGAGCGCTATCCGGCGTTCACGCGTGAGGACGATGTGGTTCAGACGATTACTGCCGGCATCCGAGTGCTGACGGGAAACTCTGACCGCTTCTCCAGGCTGAACGCGCTGCGCCTAGTTGTGCATTGTGTCGGTGACCTGTTTCAACCGGTTCATGTCGGTTGCTCGTATATCGACCTCAAGACGTCTCCACCGAGTCTCGTTTACGATCCGGCGGATGTGCTTTCACGACAGTTGCGCAGTGACACTGGCGGCAATGCCCTGCTGCTACCAATGGGTACCAAAGGCGTTAGCCTGCACAGCTATTGGGATAGCCGCCTCGGTGGGCGCGTGGACCTTGACGATATCGGTGCCGATGCGCGAGTCGCCGCATTTGAGCCAGCCGAGCCGGAAGATGCTTGCGTCTCTTTCAATGACCGGATCACCGAGTACACAGACATCAATGACGCTAAACGGTGTGAGCACATCGACAAACTAGTGGAGCTGATGAATGTGCCGGCTGCCATTGGACTCCTCGCACACACACCGTTGCCTGGACCTCTCGAAAGCTGGCCAGCTGTTTGGGCGACAGACTCACTAGCTGCTGCACGCGAAGCCTATAAATCCTTATCCATCGACCGACCGGTCGGCCCGGAAATGCGCAGCTTTTTCGTTCGCTGGGAGGGCGAGGATGCCTATGTAGCGCGTTGCAAGCCAATCATGTTGCAGCGACTCACCGGCGCGGCTCGTGGACTCGCCGATTTACTGAATGGTGTTTGGTCATGA
- the rpiA gene encoding ribose-5-phosphate isomerase RpiA, translated as MPDLEAQKQRAALKAVEEVRDDMVVGLGSGSTAAYAVREIGRRMTEEGLKLTATATSSATGALAVSVGIPLRPMGDLGKLDLVIDGADEIDAQFRAIKGGGGALFRERIAAAAASQMIVIVDSSKLVERLGRFALPVEVHPFALGVVEQRLARYGVPATLRLRADGTVFWTDQQAHIFDISFGKISNPDDLAKELQAVPGILAHGLFLTLIDKVVVGLDNKVDVLERAKNSEGVDDAQAN; from the coding sequence ATGCCAGATCTTGAAGCTCAGAAGCAGCGCGCTGCGCTGAAGGCTGTAGAGGAGGTTCGGGACGACATGGTCGTCGGTTTGGGCTCAGGTAGTACTGCGGCCTATGCGGTCCGGGAGATCGGTCGGCGAATGACCGAAGAGGGGCTGAAACTGACGGCGACGGCTACATCATCCGCAACTGGCGCACTTGCCGTATCTGTTGGTATTCCCCTTCGACCGATGGGCGATCTGGGCAAACTGGATCTTGTCATTGATGGTGCCGACGAGATCGATGCCCAGTTTCGCGCCATAAAAGGTGGCGGTGGAGCCCTTTTCAGAGAGAGGATCGCCGCTGCCGCAGCGAGTCAGATGATTGTCATTGTGGACAGTAGTAAGTTGGTTGAACGGCTGGGGCGGTTTGCTTTACCGGTCGAGGTACATCCATTTGCGCTAGGCGTGGTCGAGCAACGACTCGCCCGCTATGGCGTTCCGGCAACGTTGCGCCTGCGAGCCGACGGTACGGTGTTCTGGACCGACCAGCAAGCGCATATCTTCGACATTTCATTCGGCAAGATCAGCAATCCCGACGATCTTGCAAAGGAGCTGCAAGCCGTGCCCGGAATCCTGGCGCATGGCCTTTTCCTTACGCTGATAGATAAGGTCGTGGTTGGGCTCGACAACAAGGTTGACGTCTTGGAACGTGCGAAGAACTCAGAAGGAGTTGATGATGCTCAAGCCAATTAA
- a CDS encoding MBL fold metallo-hydrolase codes for MPIKPPGFTVRHYCQGIGDCHLLRFAQDQGAPYWMLIDCGIHSSIKGGSQIIDDIVADIHQQTGGNIDVLVLTHEHTDHNSAFRASSKRFAPFNIDEVWMAWTESPSDPDAQRLDKFKQQALNALSGASRQLHGVAHLDAAKASAPLREGIDELLAFSFGAQGETVRGMRDAASKLANKGIKYLEPSHAPLSIPGTSAIRAYVLAPSRNTDYLNIVDRVGERYSMASDENGLRVAQTLSNAFAAAAPESDFTDLTAPFDPSLGSRLSDLERATKPHNAIAAFAHSHYFGASERQPLIASKKRVRTTDANETDQAWRRIDFDWLGSAGTLAMQLDSKTNNTSLVLAFEIVDSGRVVLFAADAQIGNWLSWQDAGWTLPDGTQVSGPDLLKRTVYYKVGHHGSENATAKAKGLELMTSKDLSAFVPTNESDAKKVNWGEMPYHSLLAALEQQCGPRVIRADNPNLLGGQAPFTTPSGSIQAVRVGTVGQGGDPRRVWVEFDVA; via the coding sequence ATGCCCATTAAGCCTCCCGGCTTCACTGTCCGCCACTATTGCCAAGGCATCGGTGACTGTCATCTGCTGCGCTTTGCGCAAGACCAGGGTGCCCCTTACTGGATGCTCATCGACTGCGGCATTCACAGCTCCATCAAGGGCGGCTCGCAGATCATCGACGACATCGTCGCCGACATTCACCAACAGACCGGCGGCAACATCGATGTCCTGGTGCTGACCCACGAGCACACTGATCACAACTCTGCGTTCAGGGCATCCTCGAAACGCTTTGCACCGTTCAACATCGACGAAGTGTGGATGGCCTGGACCGAATCACCCAGCGACCCCGACGCGCAAAGGCTGGACAAGTTCAAGCAGCAGGCGCTCAACGCGCTGTCTGGCGCCAGCCGGCAATTGCATGGCGTGGCTCACCTGGACGCGGCCAAGGCGAGCGCGCCTCTGCGCGAAGGCATCGACGAGTTGCTGGCCTTCAGCTTCGGCGCTCAGGGCGAAACGGTACGCGGTATGCGCGATGCCGCCAGCAAGCTCGCCAATAAAGGCATCAAGTACCTTGAACCCAGCCACGCGCCGCTGAGCATTCCCGGTACATCTGCGATACGGGCCTATGTGCTTGCGCCGTCGCGCAACACCGATTACCTCAACATCGTCGACCGCGTGGGTGAACGATACTCGATGGCCAGCGATGAAAATGGATTGCGCGTTGCCCAGACGCTGTCAAACGCCTTCGCGGCAGCAGCACCCGAGAGTGACTTCACGGACCTGACTGCCCCCTTCGACCCCAGCCTGGGTAGCCGCTTGAGCGACCTTGAGCGGGCAACCAAACCGCACAATGCCATAGCCGCCTTCGCGCATTCGCACTACTTCGGGGCAAGTGAGCGTCAACCGCTGATTGCCTCGAAAAAGCGTGTACGCACCACTGACGCAAACGAGACCGATCAGGCATGGCGCCGGATTGACTTCGACTGGCTCGGCAGCGCTGGCACACTGGCGATGCAGCTCGACAGCAAGACCAATAACACCAGCCTGGTACTGGCGTTTGAAATCGTCGACAGCGGTCGGGTTGTGCTCTTCGCCGCCGATGCGCAAATCGGCAACTGGCTGAGCTGGCAGGACGCGGGCTGGACGCTGCCCGATGGCACCCAGGTGAGTGGCCCGGATCTGCTCAAACGAACCGTCTACTACAAGGTGGGTCACCACGGCAGCGAGAACGCGACGGCCAAAGCCAAGGGCCTTGAACTGATGACAAGCAAGGATCTGAGCGCCTTCGTCCCTACCAACGAGAGCGATGCGAAGAAGGTCAACTGGGGCGAGATGCCCTACCATTCGCTCCTCGCAGCGCTTGAGCAGCAGTGCGGCCCACGGGTTATTCGTGCCGACAACCCGAATCTTCTGGGCGGCCAGGCGCCCTTTACCACACCGTCCGGTTCGATCCAGGCGGTTCGAGTAGGGACTGTGGGTCAAGGCGGTGACCCACGTCGCGTGTGGGTCGAGTTCGATGTGGCCTAG
- a CDS encoding helix-turn-helix transcriptional regulator, with the protein MNSHLLYPQIGKVIASTGSRQFPRMLHDLIQAHLTIDATQIRPLCVTSTPNNGDATLISETVFSADPRPDGDFNDPSCLHLIRRKDGHSHEIRVLRAAHGFSARERGHLEDISPLLLPMLDKHIDALQPTAAERSGPERLQQRFLERLSQSALVLSQRECQVCLGLLAGHTAPEQAERLELKVNTVESYLRRAAIKLGISGRHALLRWMYADA; encoded by the coding sequence ATGAATTCGCACTTGCTCTATCCGCAGATCGGCAAAGTCATTGCCAGCACCGGCAGCCGTCAGTTCCCGCGCATGCTGCACGACCTGATCCAGGCCCACCTGACCATCGACGCCACGCAGATCCGCCCGCTGTGTGTGACCTCTACCCCCAACAACGGCGACGCCACGCTGATCAGTGAAACGGTGTTTTCCGCCGACCCGCGTCCCGACGGTGACTTCAACGACCCGTCGTGCCTGCACCTGATTCGCCGCAAGGACGGCCACAGTCACGAGATTCGCGTGCTGCGCGCAGCTCACGGGTTTTCGGCGCGCGAGCGCGGCCACCTGGAAGACATCTCACCCTTGCTGCTGCCCATGCTGGACAAACACATCGATGCCTTGCAGCCCACTGCCGCCGAGCGCAGCGGACCGGAGCGCCTGCAGCAGCGTTTTCTCGAACGCCTGAGCCAGTCGGCCCTGGTACTGTCGCAACGCGAATGCCAGGTATGCCTGGGCCTGCTGGCCGGGCACACGGCGCCGGAGCAGGCCGAGCGCCTGGAGCTGAAGGTCAACACGGTAGAAAGCTACCTGCGCCGGGCGGCGATCAAGCTGGGGATCAGTGGCCGCCATGCGTTGTTGCGCTGGATGTATGCCGACGCTTGA
- a CDS encoding M28 family peptidase codes for MTTPSKPIRAVFFDLGDTLGEATVEGNPPQLVRFDVFSYAHQVLAQLKAHGIRCGLISNTGETRGVAIERVLAATGILEDIDPDLRLYSADEGVTKASREIYERAAARFNGNGTECLFVGEDSNERSVAMSAGWHVCLHPQLVFEVLDGEALQFLRLTVPQALAHSAWREALRSLAFVPLHISGRNGTTVIGATSLRVMLKLVTMQFAVELLGIADLPQKTDLFLLRDDVSRRTGFLQSAGDASLVFTNPTARSLMLSASAEGVLAAVPGDLHNGVDSLHFDNARHGHALKLMPDPMLWTEPAVTSEMSASLRPESVPGPILEELRSIRAEAIAPTIERYTGQRPLGSDAAKRIRSRHILCADNTLAVEQLVADLTAAGQGLLQVGLHAFSHAGRFLYNVEAELSGTSSELVLVTAHLDSTAAVDTHYDPRKDPAPGADDDASGMAAVLTIAECFARLVAIGIPRRTVRFVLFNAEEQGLIGSRAYARRSKARGEAIAAVWQMDMIGYNQDAPRKWELHVGCETSAAVEERSALLAELLSGVVAQVANSLPAPAVFRSNGPVGDPAAGRSDHASFHSHGFPACLVSEDFFVDSPGGELADANPNYHGPADTLVDLSYAAEITRAVAAAAWLSATT; via the coding sequence ATGACCACGCCATCGAAACCGATCCGGGCAGTGTTCTTCGACCTGGGCGATACGCTTGGCGAGGCCACTGTCGAGGGCAATCCTCCCCAGCTCGTGCGCTTCGACGTCTTTTCGTATGCGCATCAAGTCCTCGCGCAACTTAAGGCCCATGGCATACGCTGTGGGCTCATCTCCAACACGGGGGAGACGCGCGGCGTTGCCATCGAACGCGTACTTGCCGCCACGGGTATTCTTGAGGACATCGACCCTGATCTACGACTTTACAGTGCTGACGAAGGCGTAACTAAGGCCTCTAGGGAAATCTACGAACGTGCAGCCGCCCGCTTTAACGGAAATGGGACGGAATGCCTCTTTGTTGGCGAGGACAGCAACGAGCGCTCCGTGGCGATGTCGGCCGGCTGGCACGTTTGCCTGCATCCGCAACTGGTCTTCGAGGTGCTCGATGGCGAGGCGTTGCAGTTCCTGCGCTTGACGGTGCCGCAGGCGCTGGCCCACAGCGCCTGGCGAGAAGCATTGCGATCGTTGGCTTTTGTGCCGCTGCATATCTCAGGGCGCAACGGAACGACTGTGATTGGCGCAACCAGCCTGCGAGTAATGCTCAAGTTGGTAACGATGCAGTTTGCGGTGGAGCTGCTGGGAATCGCAGACTTGCCTCAGAAAACGGACCTTTTCCTGCTGCGGGACGATGTCAGCCGCCGCACGGGCTTCCTGCAATCAGCAGGTGACGCCTCCCTCGTATTCACCAATCCAACTGCGCGCTCGCTAATGTTATCCGCTTCTGCAGAAGGCGTTCTGGCCGCCGTCCCGGGGGACCTCCATAATGGTGTCGACTCGCTTCATTTCGACAACGCGCGCCACGGACATGCGCTTAAATTGATGCCCGACCCCATGCTTTGGACCGAGCCTGCTGTCACGTCCGAGATGAGCGCAAGTTTAAGACCAGAGTCCGTGCCGGGGCCGATCCTGGAGGAATTGCGAAGTATCCGAGCCGAAGCGATCGCTCCCACAATCGAACGGTACACCGGACAAAGACCACTTGGTTCAGATGCCGCTAAGCGAATTCGCTCTCGGCATATCCTTTGTGCCGATAATACTCTGGCCGTCGAGCAACTCGTCGCCGATCTGACGGCCGCTGGTCAGGGGCTCTTGCAGGTCGGCTTGCACGCCTTCTCTCATGCTGGCCGTTTTCTGTACAACGTTGAGGCAGAGTTGAGCGGTACCTCGTCCGAACTTGTGTTGGTTACGGCGCATTTGGATTCGACAGCAGCCGTAGACACACACTACGACCCCCGCAAGGATCCAGCACCAGGTGCGGATGATGATGCTAGTGGTATGGCGGCCGTCCTGACGATTGCAGAGTGTTTCGCGCGGCTTGTGGCGATAGGTATTCCCAGGCGCACGGTGCGCTTCGTGCTATTCAATGCAGAAGAACAGGGGCTGATCGGAAGCCGCGCCTATGCGCGCCGGTCAAAGGCGCGCGGCGAAGCCATCGCTGCGGTTTGGCAGATGGACATGATTGGTTACAACCAAGACGCGCCACGCAAGTGGGAGCTACACGTCGGCTGTGAAACGTCGGCGGCGGTCGAGGAACGGTCGGCGCTGCTGGCCGAACTGCTGTCCGGCGTGGTGGCGCAAGTAGCAAATTCACTGCCAGCACCGGCCGTTTTCCGCTCGAACGGCCCAGTGGGGGATCCAGCCGCAGGCCGTAGCGATCATGCCTCATTCCATTCCCACGGCTTTCCAGCATGCTTGGTGAGCGAAGACTTTTTCGTGGACTCACCTGGTGGAGAATTGGCAGACGCGAATCCGAACTATCACGGCCCAGCTGACACGCTGGTCGACCTGTCCTATGCCGCTGAAATCACGCGAGCAGTTGCAGCGGCGGCTTGGTTGTCGGCGACAACTTAG
- the macA gene encoding macrolide transporter subunit MacA, which yields MKTSNVRKISLATAVVLVLGITLYAVQAPAKPPQYITAVVERGDIENAVLASGMLEGVKQVDVGAQVSGQLKSLKVKLGDKVSEGQWLAEIDPLVLRNTLRQAEVDEEKLQAERRSAQAQLTQARRVYERYLALQSDQAISRQDYENSESEYLVQQAAVRSLDAQIKSARVEIDTARVNLGYTRINAPINGHVVGIVTQEGQTVIANQLAPVLLKLADLDTMTIKAQVSEADVIHISPGQPVYFTILGEDKRYHATLRGTEPAPQGYAQSADKNASGGAKQSSAVFYNALFEVPNPEHRLRISMTAQVHIVLDTAEGVLTVPVAALGPRNGDGSYPVKVLDDKGFAQVRNVQAGINNNVKVQISQGLAEGDRVVIGDPVTQEAGA from the coding sequence ATGAAAACCAGCAACGTGCGCAAGATCAGCCTCGCCACTGCCGTAGTCCTGGTGCTCGGCATCACCCTGTATGCCGTCCAGGCCCCGGCCAAACCGCCGCAGTACATCACTGCGGTGGTCGAACGCGGCGACATTGAAAATGCCGTGCTGGCCAGCGGCATGCTCGAGGGCGTCAAGCAGGTGGATGTCGGTGCCCAGGTCTCCGGGCAGTTGAAGTCGCTCAAGGTCAAGCTGGGCGACAAGGTCAGCGAGGGCCAGTGGCTGGCCGAGATCGACCCGCTGGTGCTGCGCAATACCCTGCGCCAGGCCGAGGTCGACGAAGAAAAGCTGCAGGCCGAGCGGCGTTCGGCCCAGGCTCAGTTGACCCAGGCCAGGCGCGTTTACGAGCGCTACCTGGCGCTGCAGAGCGACCAGGCGATCTCGCGCCAGGACTACGAGAACTCCGAATCCGAGTACCTGGTGCAGCAAGCGGCGGTACGCTCACTGGATGCGCAGATCAAGAGTGCGCGGGTCGAGATCGACACGGCCAGGGTCAACCTGGGCTACACCCGCATCAACGCACCGATCAATGGCCACGTGGTCGGCATCGTCACCCAGGAAGGCCAGACGGTGATTGCCAATCAGCTGGCTCCGGTGCTGCTCAAGCTGGCCGACCTGGATACCATGACGATCAAGGCCCAGGTCTCGGAAGCCGATGTGATCCACATCAGCCCGGGGCAGCCGGTGTACTTCACCATCCTTGGTGAGGACAAGCGCTACCATGCCACGCTGCGCGGCACTGAGCCCGCCCCCCAGGGCTATGCGCAAAGCGCCGACAAGAACGCCAGCGGTGGCGCCAAGCAGAGCAGCGCGGTGTTCTACAACGCCTTGTTCGAGGTGCCCAACCCGGAGCATCGCCTGCGCATCTCGATGACCGCCCAGGTGCATATCGTCCTCGACACCGCCGAGGGCGTGCTGACTGTGCCGGTGGCGGCGCTGGGCCCGCGTAACGGCGATGGCAGCTACCCGGTGAAAGTCCTCGACGACAAAGGCTTCGCCCAGGTGCGCAACGTTCAGGCCGGGATCAACAACAACGTCAAGGTGCAGATCAGCCAGGGCCTTGCCGAAGGCGACCGGGTGGTGATCGGTGATCCAGTCACCCAGGAGGCGGGCGCATGA